The Mesorhizobium sp. B2-8-5 genome segment CTGGTATGGTCACTTCATAGCCCCAGGTCTTGCCGGCCTGCCAGCCGTTCTTCTTCAAAAGGTTGGCGGAGGTCGCCAGCGCGTCGGGAATCGAATTCCAGATGTCACGCTTGCCGTTGCCGTCCATGTCGACCGCATAGCGCTGATAGCTGGTCGGGATGAACTGGGTCTGGCCCATCGCGCCGGCCCAGGAGCCCATCAGATGGCTCTCATCGATGTCGCCGGTCTGCAGGATCTTCAGGGCGGCGATCAGCTGGGTACGGGCATATTTCGAGCGCTTCGGGTCGCCATAGGCGAGCGTCGCCAGCGAACGGATGACGTTGCGCATGATGTCGTCGCGCTTGAGGATCTCGCCATAGTTCGATTCCATCGACCAGATGGCGAGAAGAACATTGCGGTCGACGCCGAATCGCGCCTCGATCCGGTCGAGCCACGGTTTCCATTTCCTCGCCATCGACTGGCCGTTGGCCACCGACTGGTCATGCACGCGGTTGTCGAAATAGTCCCAGGCGGGCGCGGTGAATTCCGGCTGGGTGCGGGCTTTTTCCAACACGACCGGGTCGGGCTCGATGCCTCTCATGGACTGATCGTAAACAGCGCCCGAAACGCCGCCCGCCACCGCGGTGGCGCGGAAAC includes the following:
- a CDS encoding lytic murein transglycosylase yields the protein MSVRNTARRLTALVTAAGLTLALLLPAGPAFADAGFRQWVSGFRATAVAGGVSGAVYDQSMRGIEPDPVVLEKARTQPEFTAPAWDYFDNRVHDQSVANGQSMARKWKPWLDRIEARFGVDRNVLLAIWSMESNYGEILKRDDIMRNVIRSLATLAYGDPKRSKYARTQLIAALKILQTGDIDESHLMGSWAGAMGQTQFIPTSYQRYAVDMDGNGKRDIWNSIPDALATSANLLKKNGWQAGKTWGYEVTIPAGKLPGGAKTIAQWQALGVVRASGKPFKNLTDKATLKVPDGRGGPAFLMIRNFSVIKAYNNADKYALAVGLLADEIAGGTGLVQDWQRPFTKLSFEERQELQKRLSDHGYYDGKFDGKIGDGSKAAIMAYQAKVGLNQDGYPSMEVLKWLRKQ